The DNA segment agagaaagggaaggtagTATTATCAACCAATTCAATAGAAAGAATCGTCGAGCAACAATTTCAGTCTAGTGATGAGACACCTCCCTCATATTCTGTGCTCCACATAGACAGTAGTGTCGTCGTATTGATTGTTCCATCTACTCCTCAGGGTGGGGCATGGATAGAGGGTCATCTACTCATGATAGGGCATGTATGAAGTAGCAGCACTTTAcatatgccacccaagattcaaatCACGAAGCTCGAGGATCCACACATATTATTTATGAAAAGGGGAAGACAATCGATGACTTTAGGTAGTCAATGACTTTCGGTAGTCGATGACTTTAAGCACGTATGACAGAACCTTTATGATGATAATAACTCATCGTATTTGTAGCCTTTGTATTATGCAAGATTTTATGGCCAATAGATTTACGATAATAGTTGGTCTTTTTTTTTCCGAGTTTGATTGTTCTTATGTTACATACCAACAAGTTAATGATTATGAATTTATGATTTTTTGGTCATTTTATTGCCTTTTTCATACTGATCCGTCCCTAGACCAATACCACCAGCCAGCATGGTACAATGGTCCTTGCTTCTAACCAAGGtttcttttaattttcttatCCTCATCACAACAAAGGTGAGACCTACAAGGAAGCTGGATGCCTCCTACTACACTCTAGGACAGATTGCTTAGATGCATTTTAAGGCATATATCGATGATGATCAGTCACATCAAACCTACACAATAACATCAATCATTCAATGTAAatgactatgagaataatgagttAATACATTAACATATGATAATATCACTAATGTTTCTAATAGTTCATTAAGAAATCATAAACAAGGTGTAAGCAGGTTGATTATGATGAAAACATTCACAATAAATTGACGACAGATTGAATTTTTTTGTTTTAGCACTTCCTGGAGCATCCTTGCTAATAATGCTGCTCCATATGTGAGACCCATTTAATGATAAAACATCTGTATGACAATTATTAATCAGCAGAAACGTTCATACACGATCAGTTAAGTTAATTATAAGAAAACTAGTTTCATCATTCATAGTTTCATACAACAGAAAACACATGTTAGAAATAAGATAAGCTTCTAATTAAAACCAGATCACATACCCAATGAAGGAGGCCTTGATGCAAAGTGAATTGAACCTAAAGTTACTGATTCAGAGAATGAAATTAGTATCATCCGTCCTTCTGGATCCCATGTAGCTCCCTAAAGAATTTAACAACAAACAGAAAGATGCAAATCTTTTAGAGAAATAACCACAGTGACCAAcagaagagggagaaaaacaaacaGGAACAAAAACTATATTTCAAGATTAAAGTGGCTATAATGCATAATCATACTGGATGACAACATTTACAATTCATAAGCATTAAGGTTTTGCAACTTGACCATTGTATTCCAAGAGGGGGGAGAAACTATACAAGGGCAGTCAACAATTTTTTTTCATAGAACCCAACTGAggacaatattatttttgaattacATACTGTGACATATCCGCTAGTTGAAGACCAAGGTTCTGATGTCCAAGTATTTGTCTCCCATAGGTAGAATGTACCATCGCTGCATAGAATATTGAAATAAACTTTCAAATGAATGTCAACTAAGAACCAAACTTGTTTATataatcaaacaaaaatttaaaaaggaTAAAATTTGAGCATACAACTTAGCAGTTAGAAAATAGTCACCACTTGGTGACCACTTCAGCATTGATATCGTGCCTAAACCTCGTCGAATAGGAGTTCCTAATCCTGTACATACAAAGTTTAGAAGcattagaaaacaaaaaaaaaacatttattaTGAATTGATCTGACAACCTGATGCAAAGTTAAGACTGACACAAGTAAAGCACCTCATAGCTGATCTCTCAAGAGAATTCATTTTTATATAGCCAAAGATGTGAATTGTCTATGATATGGTAATTGTTATTTCTTTGGAATAGGAACAAAAACCAAATGAAAATCACAAGAATAATAGACTGGTTTCTGTCCACCAGGAGCAACCAAATGCAACAATTTCTAAGTGAAAACAAAAAGACAACAAATAAGAACACTGAATACCATATATATCATTTTGAAAGGGGCAGTTACTGTAGACATCTGTTGTTTTAGTACATATACGGGTTTAAGGATTAAGAAGCGACAACTGAAATCGTACTTGACTCCTGAATAAAAGctgctcctcctccctcctctccccAGTGCCATTCCACCCCCTGCCCTCCCCAATGGAGAGTGTCTTTGACTTTAGATTATTTTCCAAATCAGGTATAGTACAAACCCTCATTGGAGGTCCATGGTTTCTAAGGGGCCAAGCCCTATGTTTAATCCCATGACAACCTTGATGGCAACCTCCCATACTAAAAATAACTTTCGCTCCCACTTACTTACACTTCCCAAGGCTTCCACTAGAGTTTATGCAACCAAACATTCTTGTTCAGCAAAATTGCTTAAACTTGATGACATCACTCTCAGGTACAAGATGGGAAATCTGCTTATCTGTGTATCCTTCTAGACCTCTCAAAACCCAACTCTCAAGGCCTTCGGATTAGAGTGGATACCTCCTTCGAGTCAATAACCTATGAGAATCACCCTGTATTAGCAAAAGATTATGATTGTGTAATCAATTATCATCCTAGGAAACCGAATGTAGTTGTTGTATAATTGTTGTCGATTGGGTTGCTATCAGTTGGGTGATTGTGGGTTGTTGTCAGTTGGGAGGGGAAAAGGGGGAGGAGGTTGTCGAGGAAGTTGGGGGGCGACTGTAGCGAAGCGAGGGGAGAGAAGACACTGACCACGAGGGGGGAGAATTCACCTGCTAATGCAATGCCTTATCTAGATACCAGAAAGCATACTGATTTGACGACTAAACAAACCCATGGAAGTATCAACTATCAATGACAACCAAATGAAAATGCTAACAAATAAATATTTTCCATAAGGAAATATTGGAGAAAGTTTTTTTACTCTACgtaagaagcaagtcaagatacaATGTCGaacaaaattattaaaaatttgtcCCACTTTTTTTCCCTACAATGAAGCCACAAATATTCGAACATCCTTTTAAGAAATGTGTATTCACTTATAGTTAGCAATTTaaggaaataaaagaaaagatgcCACATCATGATAATAGCTTATAGTTGCTTATATACTAAGAAGCAGAATACTTTTAACAGATCAATCACTTGGCATAACAAGAAAGCAATCAATTAAGTGAGTCCAAATAAGAACAATATaaaaacataacaaaaaaaagataCTGAATAGCTTTACCTTGAGAAACATCCCATACCGTAAATGCTGAACTATCACCCGAAGAAGATGCCAAATATGTAATATAATGTCAAGAATAAACTGTTTAACAGAACAAATTATATCATACATACAAAGATTATATTGTTGGTAAAAGgttcattcaaaaatattatatgacATCATCTACGAAGGGTTACAACATTAAATTGCATTGTGCATCGGAGAGCTTTTGGCCTTGAGAAATAAGTGCATTGAGGATGTTCTAGAATTGGCTGCAAAGTTTGAAAGAAGTGAAAAGGATATCTTCCATTGGGACTCCAAGAAAGTACATTTATTTGTTCATCATTGGGGCTTTGAAGAAAATCTACCAGGATCCATCGAACTCCAGAGCCTCTAGAAACACTACTCACAGAAGAGGTAACTCCAGATCTAACAGACGGTGCATTGCCTGGGAAAGAAGCAGACCAAATGCATATTCCACCCCTGAGAAGAGACATTTGTAGTACTTTAAATTCAAGATATTTACAGTGTAATGCAATATAATAATGTTAACAAGCACATAGCAACCATAATATTACTTGCATGCAACTGAGAGCATCTTGCCACTgtttggcctccattcaagtgtctTGATGCCTCTTTGGAAATCACTAGTCAATATGCATGGATCTTTACTATCTGGTCACATGGAAGTTGATTTTCTCAAGGAAACATACTAAGTTTATATTGCACATAAATAAAGAAGTTCAAAGGACTTACCTGAATCCTCATAATCCCTTATTGTTACTTGACTTGGCCCATATACAAATGCTAAACAATGCTTATGTGGATGCCAACTTACTCTTTGAGTATCAACTTCTTCTAGTGCATTCAACTATAAAAACAATCGAAGAGGAAAGAGAACATTAGTATCAACCTCTAAAAGACCATCATCTTAGATCCAGTTCATAAAAGAACAAAATATCCTTTTtaagacaaaagaaaaaaacctAAAGTTGAAAGGTGAGGTCCACAAGGACAGATGTGTTTAGGAGGTTATATGATTGACATGCCTATGAGATACATGTAACGTTCACCATGTTTCATAGCGTAAAAGTTAATGTAAACTAGATTTATCACATGATATTtgaatatagaaaaaaaatcacaaatcaGAATTAATCGTTCCTGATATAACATTATTGCTTTTCACTGTACAAACGTCTTGAAATGCAATGAAAACTTCAAAGCaatataaaaatttaagaaaatagGACAAACAACTAAATGGACGACAGGCTTATGGAACAGCTAACTCTTCAACAGGTAAATACTAAGCTATCAAATGATAGTTTTAACTCAACTCTCAGCATATATCTATAGTTGTTTTTTCAAGGCATGAGCAATAATTAAATTGTAATAATCTTAAAATAGTGGAAAAACTTCCAAATCTTATGTACAAAAAGAGCAAACAGATCTAAGACTATTGTTTCTAAAGGCTTTATGAGTGAATATCTTGGCATTAAAGTAATGTAGATGGATAGATCTCTTCAGGAATGAACCTAGGATCAAAGTTAGATCGCTCAATCACTTATTTCTGCGAACCAAAGTCCTTTGTCCCAATATGGACATCTCCCAAGTCACGTGAACAAATATCAGCAGTTTATGGCAGGAAAGCGAGTGAAAGAGGAAGACAAAGAAATACAAAGAGttaaagtaagaaaaaaaataacttgAGAAACAATCACTATTTGTATGTGTACGTACGTATAATGAAAATAATTCCAGTGAAATATAAGAACAACATATTTTTGTATGTGAGATAACAATCACAATTtgtaaagaaaggaagaagataaTTATTTCCCACGAAGCATTTGGAATGATCATAGCCTTGTTTATAAACTAATAACAAGACCGGAGAAACAAACTTACCTCATTTGGGCAGAAAATGCGCTTAATGGACTCAGAGATGCTCACTTTCAAACCAGCAAAACCCCTCGTCGGAACAGGAATGTTCAGTTCTTGTTCTGCAACTTGCTCTGTATCAGGCATCATAAGATCTGGTTGGAAAGCAATAGGACTGAACACCATTCCCTAGAAAGGCCAGTATCAATTAGAAAATTCAACCACAAAATGAACTTAACAATAAAATTCATCCCGCTCATAGTAAGATACAGACTGCGAAAAGTTAATACAATAATTTAT comes from the Musa acuminata AAA Group cultivar baxijiao chromosome BXJ2-8, Cavendish_Baxijiao_AAA, whole genome shotgun sequence genome and includes:
- the LOC135619914 gene encoding aladin-like, giving the protein MPSFPQAGAVTICEINRDLITAENLFDDRAKETYGKVLGMVFSPIAFQPDLMMPDTEQVAEQELNIPVPTRGFAGLKVSISESIKRIFCPNELNALEEVDTQRVSWHPHKHCLAFVYGPSQVTIRDYEDSDSKDPCILTSDFQRGIKTLEWRPNSGKMLSVACKGGICIWSASFPGNAPSVRSGVTSSVSSVSRGSGVRWILVDFLQSPNDEQINVLSWSPNGRYLASSSGDSSAFTVWDVSQGLGTPIRRGLGTISMLKWSPSGDYFLTAKFDGTFYLWETNTWTSEPWSSTSGYVTGATWDPEGRMILISFSESVTLGSIHFASRPPSLDAHLVPVELPEIVSLTGSRGIEKVTWDASGERLALSYKDGDDMYSGLIAIYDTKRTPLVSASLVGFIRGPGEKPKPLGFAFHNKFKQGPLLSVCWSSGWCCTYPLIFRSHILP